From the Patescibacteria group bacterium genome, one window contains:
- a CDS encoding radical SAM protein, whose product MVLSKIEEIKIRLMVEGMAVDPGVRNLALGPLTLAEYASTSGVILVLPDEVWVNAPIAEHNPNFVVRPSIILSAHEDELVLQVNGEEIPVRFSPMPQDHETMSRLGAVIHADRVRISPVDGCAVTCLFCNIPYEDRYQRREAADLLQGITLALHDEVVPAQHILISGGTPQPGDYDWLNEMYERVANAFRATVDIMMVPEEGLLDPGHLKEIGIHGLSINLEVYNQEVARRIMAGKWKVGLDRYLNFIGKAVEIFGEGKVRSLLLVGIESLEDTLRGVSALAERGCDPVLSPFRPDPATPLRNNVPPSIELLREAWERSIEIVGRYSGVVLGPRCIPCTHNTLTFPDDSGRYYYSRVH is encoded by the coding sequence ATGGTTCTTTCCAAAATAGAAGAAATAAAAATCCGACTTATGGTGGAAGGTATGGCGGTAGACCCAGGTGTGCGGAACCTAGCCCTTGGCCCCCTTACTTTAGCTGAGTACGCTTCGACGTCAGGAGTTATCCTGGTGCTTCCAGATGAGGTCTGGGTGAATGCCCCTATTGCGGAACATAACCCAAATTTTGTTGTCCGGCCTTCCATCATACTCTCTGCGCACGAGGATGAATTGGTACTTCAGGTGAATGGAGAAGAGATCCCAGTTCGATTTAGCCCTATGCCTCAGGACCATGAAACAATGAGCCGATTGGGTGCGGTTATACATGCTGACCGTGTGCGCATTTCCCCCGTCGATGGGTGTGCTGTAACCTGCCTATTCTGTAATATCCCATATGAGGACAGGTACCAAAGGAGAGAAGCTGCGGATTTGCTGCAAGGCATCACACTCGCGCTCCACGACGAAGTGGTACCGGCACAGCATATCCTTATTTCGGGAGGAACCCCTCAACCCGGGGATTACGATTGGTTGAATGAGATGTATGAGCGGGTGGCGAATGCCTTCCGTGCTACCGTGGACATCATGATGGTACCAGAGGAAGGGTTACTCGACCCCGGGCATCTTAAAGAAATCGGCATTCACGGTCTATCTATCAATCTGGAGGTTTACAACCAAGAAGTCGCCCGGCGGATCATGGCAGGCAAATGGAAAGTGGGACTTGACCGCTACCTTAATTTCATTGGGAAAGCGGTGGAGATCTTTGGCGAAGGGAAGGTTCGGTCTCTCCTTCTTGTGGGCATTGAGTCGCTCGAAGATACCTTGCGGGGCGTGAGCGCATTGGCGGAGCGCGGATGCGACCCTGTCTTGAGCCCGTTCCGTCCCGACCCAGCAACACCCTTGCGGAACAATGTTCCTCCTTCTATAGAGCTCCTTAGGGAGGCATGGGAACGCAGCATAGAGATTGTAGGACGCTATTCAGGAGTCGTCCTCGGTCCGCGCTGCATCCCCTGCACCCACAACACTTTGACCTTCCCAGATGATAGCGGGAGGTACTACTACTCCCGCGTACACTAG
- a CDS encoding ATP-grasp domain-containing protein translates to MASDISTAKLDPNIFTNRREYFFSFLVDRFEYATLLWKEALQDRFQRPFEPIFVVSARSNQYFQKANFLVMNQRAQKVQRDTGEKNFIFLSENEDLNQEFSRSSYVKDFIRKLILKQKRVFLLPFTTTNLSFNSSKVIVLGPDSKVVTKYDNKVQHKLLFDKLGLSKNEVKIFKNLAAVQRTVKQYPIFLSASFSSGGHESRIISNPAQIDSFSHELRGINRNNEFLVARFIEDVVLSPNTNAIVVGRNNTVVNCISDQILRSNQYIGNIYPSKATERHKGIMRKTTAVVGNYLSRKGFRGIFGLDFIIDKNGSVFPTDLNPRRQGGYLCHILSARSKGIDLIDLELRIFLHNDIPDISYPNFQVDYVWAHSKIKPYKSGQKITRVFASKNPSTPFMKKGAAYKAMFYPKGYVFAGGNAGYYITTGTSYDQTLQKIRGAVGKIIETSFDSTDWEFYFDSPKTHDLLQ, encoded by the coding sequence ATGGCCTCTGATATTTCCACCGCAAAACTGGATCCAAACATATTTACAAATCGGAGAGAGTACTTCTTCTCTTTTTTGGTAGACCGCTTTGAATACGCTACTCTGCTATGGAAAGAAGCACTCCAGGATCGCTTTCAGAGACCTTTTGAGCCCATTTTCGTAGTGTCAGCAAGAAGCAATCAGTATTTCCAAAAAGCGAACTTCCTCGTAATGAATCAGAGAGCGCAAAAAGTACAAAGAGACACTGGGGAAAAGAATTTCATCTTTCTCTCAGAGAATGAGGATCTTAATCAGGAATTTAGCAGATCTTCCTATGTGAAAGACTTTATTAGAAAACTCATCTTGAAGCAAAAGCGCGTATTTCTTCTTCCATTCACGACTACCAACCTTTCGTTCAATTCCTCAAAAGTGATTGTTCTTGGCCCTGATTCAAAAGTTGTAACGAAATATGATAATAAAGTTCAGCATAAACTGCTTTTTGATAAACTAGGTCTGTCAAAGAACGAAGTCAAAATCTTTAAGAACCTTGCTGCTGTTCAACGAACTGTAAAGCAATATCCTATTTTTCTTTCCGCATCTTTTAGTTCTGGAGGACACGAAAGCAGGATTATAAGCAATCCTGCCCAGATTGACTCGTTCTCGCATGAATTACGAGGTATTAACCGAAACAATGAATTCCTTGTGGCACGCTTTATCGAGGATGTTGTATTATCCCCCAACACTAATGCTATAGTAGTAGGCAGAAACAATACTGTTGTGAACTGTATCTCAGACCAGATTCTCCGCAGCAATCAATATATTGGTAATATCTACCCTTCAAAGGCCACAGAACGGCACAAGGGCATAATGAGAAAAACGACTGCAGTGGTGGGGAACTATCTTTCCCGTAAGGGTTTCCGGGGTATATTTGGGCTCGACTTTATTATTGATAAAAATGGTTCTGTTTTTCCTACAGATTTGAATCCTCGGAGACAAGGTGGTTACCTTTGTCACATCCTTTCCGCTCGCAGCAAGGGCATAGATCTTATAGACCTTGAACTCCGCATATTCTTGCACAACGATATTCCTGATATTTCCTACCCAAACTTTCAGGTTGATTATGTATGGGCGCACAGTAAGATAAAGCCATACAAGAGTGGACAAAAGATTACAAGAGTTTTCGCTTCCAAAAACCCTTCCACGCCATTTATGAAAAAAGGGGCTGCCTACAAAGCGATGTTCTATCCTAAAGGTTATGTATTCGCAGGAGGAAACGCGGGATACTATATTACTACAGGAACGTCGTATGATCAGACGCTACAAAAAATACGGGGGGCTGTGGGCAAGATTATTGAGACAAGTTTTGATTCAACCGACTGGGAATTTTATTTTGACAGCCCCAAAACCCATGATTTACTGCAATAG
- the dapA gene encoding 4-hydroxy-tetrahydrodipicolinate synthase: MEIGRLVTAMVTPFREDGGVDLERARLLAKALVASGSDGLVVTGTTGENPVLFHEENVKLWAAVKNAVGDTAAVIAGSGTNGTDESVHLSREAKEAGADALLLVVPYYNKPTQEGLYLHFRTIAESVELPCILYNVPSRTIVNMTAETTLRLAEVSNIVGVKEASGDFHQIGEIIRNAPDGFKVWSGNDSDTFGVLSLGGYGVVSVASHLIGQQIKRLINLTVEGRLQKAASEHLRQLPLAKGLFVVTSPIPVKYCLNEVGFPVGGLRLPLVEADPQTAAFLDELLEGYEIDLPLDVVS, translated from the coding sequence ATGGAAATTGGAAGACTCGTTACTGCAATGGTGACGCCGTTTAGAGAAGATGGTGGCGTGGATCTTGAGAGAGCAAGGCTTTTGGCCAAGGCCCTTGTGGCCTCTGGGAGCGACGGCCTCGTGGTCACCGGCACCACGGGCGAGAATCCAGTGCTCTTTCACGAAGAGAACGTCAAGCTGTGGGCTGCAGTCAAGAATGCGGTAGGGGACACAGCAGCGGTCATTGCGGGTTCCGGTACCAACGGAACTGATGAATCCGTGCACCTTTCGCGGGAAGCGAAGGAAGCGGGAGCCGATGCTCTCTTGCTCGTGGTGCCTTACTACAATAAGCCCACGCAAGAGGGCCTGTATCTGCACTTCAGGACGATAGCTGAGAGTGTGGAGTTGCCCTGCATTCTGTACAACGTGCCCAGCCGCACCATCGTCAACATGACGGCTGAGACCACGTTGCGTCTGGCCGAAGTGTCTAACATCGTTGGCGTCAAGGAGGCTTCCGGAGACTTCCACCAGATCGGAGAGATCATTCGGAACGCGCCAGACGGGTTCAAAGTGTGGAGCGGGAATGACTCAGACACATTCGGCGTCCTCAGCCTTGGAGGTTACGGGGTGGTGAGCGTTGCCTCGCACCTCATTGGGCAGCAGATCAAGCGGCTCATCAATCTGACCGTGGAAGGCAGGTTGCAGAAGGCTGCGTCTGAGCACCTGCGGCAGCTTCCCTTGGCCAAGGGCCTGTTTGTGGTCACCAGCCCCATACCTGTGAAGTATTGCCTGAATGAGGTGGGTTTCCCGGTTGGTGGGCTGCGTCTGCCTTTGGTAGAGGCTGATCCACAGACGGCAGCGTTCCTAGACGAACTACTGGAGGGCTACGAGATAGATCTGCCTCTGGATGTTGTCAGCTAG
- a CDS encoding DUF3179 domain-containing protein: MSRFLLKQMFTEQQQKLFERKGGKESRYVEKWQKLVHILGILLVLLLALLGIGLSIFMFIYTNKAEKVIPSREDAQRKDTIIPIIQDVPRDAIPPLNSPEYESSLEAERWIQNDDIVLGVEFAGDARAYPIKIMNWHEIVNETIGGRKIVITYCPLCNSGIVFDRYLNEQLLSFGNTGALYESAMVMYDRETESYWYQITGEALTGSLKGQRLSILPSTMMLWKEWRALHEDTKVLSLDTGYTRNYLSDPYRAYENPDSQPGFPVSIQDNRLLPKDQVVGITIDGISKAYPVKIVQGKVIRDIVSGQEFEIIGDIAGRSAQVFLIKDGEQISIPSSSTFWFAWFAGYKDTLIYEEE, translated from the coding sequence ATGTCAAGATTTTTGTTAAAGCAAATGTTTACCGAACAACAACAAAAACTGTTTGAGCGAAAAGGGGGAAAAGAATCCCGCTATGTAGAAAAATGGCAAAAATTGGTTCATATATTAGGGATTCTATTGGTTCTGCTCCTTGCTTTGCTTGGTATAGGACTGAGCATTTTTATGTTTATTTACACAAATAAGGCGGAGAAAGTAATTCCATCCAGAGAGGATGCGCAGCGTAAAGACACTATAATCCCCATTATTCAAGATGTCCCCAGAGACGCTATTCCACCGCTTAATTCTCCAGAGTACGAAAGTAGTTTGGAAGCAGAAAGATGGATTCAAAATGACGATATTGTTTTAGGCGTAGAATTTGCTGGAGATGCAAGAGCTTACCCGATTAAGATTATGAATTGGCATGAGATTGTGAACGAGACAATTGGAGGACGGAAAATAGTAATTACGTATTGCCCATTGTGCAACTCTGGTATTGTATTTGACCGGTACCTTAATGAGCAGCTGCTTTCATTTGGTAATACAGGAGCTTTATATGAGAGTGCCATGGTAATGTATGATAGAGAAACTGAGAGTTATTGGTACCAAATTACTGGTGAAGCTCTTACCGGATCTTTAAAAGGACAACGGCTTTCTATACTTCCTTCCACGATGATGTTGTGGAAAGAGTGGCGAGCTTTGCACGAGGATACCAAGGTACTCTCGCTTGATACCGGATATACAAGAAATTATCTTAGTGATCCATATAGAGCATATGAAAATCCAGATTCGCAACCCGGATTTCCTGTTAGTATTCAGGACAACAGATTACTACCCAAGGATCAAGTGGTGGGAATTACAATTGATGGGATATCAAAGGCATATCCAGTGAAAATAGTTCAGGGAAAAGTGATCAGAGATATAGTGAGTGGACAAGAGTTTGAAATTATTGGAGATATAGCAGGACGTTCTGCTCAAGTGTTCTTAATTAAAGATGGAGAACAAATATCAATACCTTCAAGTTCTACATTCTGGTTTGCTTGGTTTGCTGGGTACAAAGATACATTGATCTACGAAGAGGAATGA
- a CDS encoding histidine phosphatase family protein: MKTLYLVRHGKSEANDKRIYQRKETSLSKEGREQAYILQKRFEHIPIDILYSSSLKRAQETAEIINEKLKLSIHITELVNEWGKPSSLLDISIDGKKAKEFHNKLVLHKDDLYWKWQDEESIGELRDRIVQFLEEMKKGSKDNILVVMHSLPLKMMLSVVLFGPESLPFGDVESFDVRTTNTGITVFHLEDGEENWKLVTWNDYAHLGEL; this comes from the coding sequence ATGAAAACACTGTATCTTGTGCGCCACGGCAAAAGTGAAGCAAATGATAAACGTATTTATCAAAGAAAAGAAACCTCTCTTTCTAAAGAGGGAAGAGAGCAGGCATATATTCTCCAAAAGAGGTTTGAGCATATACCAATAGATATACTGTATTCGAGTTCGCTTAAAAGAGCGCAGGAGACAGCCGAAATCATCAATGAAAAGCTCAAGCTCTCTATTCACATAACAGAGCTCGTGAACGAGTGGGGTAAACCATCGTCCCTTTTGGATATTTCTATTGATGGTAAGAAAGCAAAAGAATTTCACAACAAGCTTGTTTTACACAAAGATGACCTCTACTGGAAATGGCAGGATGAGGAATCTATCGGTGAGTTGCGAGATAGGATAGTTCAGTTTTTGGAGGAAATGAAAAAGGGTTCAAAAGACAACATCCTTGTTGTTATGCATAGTCTTCCCTTAAAGATGATGCTGAGCGTGGTGCTCTTTGGCCCGGAGTCTCTTCCTTTTGGAGATGTAGAGTCTTTCGATGTGCGTACCACAAATACTGGCATCACTGTTTTTCACTTGGAAGATGGTGAAGAGAACTGGAAACTTGTCACTTGGAACGATTACGCTCATTTAGGAGAGCTCTAG
- the def gene encoding peptide deformylase — translation MVKRKATQIGSSIIRKKSQRVGRVSSKTVIKVVKDLTDSMRFHGLVGMAAPQIGVSLRVFVTELRKTKTRKLQETDSLRVYINPRIVSFSKDQSVGHEGCGSVASGQLFGPVRRSKGIVIKAQNGDGEIFTLRASGLLARVIQHEMDHLNGVVYLDKVTDMRKLISRDEYIKRMR, via the coding sequence ATGGTTAAACGAAAAGCTACACAAATAGGGAGCTCCATTATTCGCAAGAAATCGCAGAGAGTAGGTAGAGTTTCTTCAAAGACGGTTATAAAGGTTGTTAAGGATTTGACTGACTCTATGCGTTTCCATGGGCTTGTTGGCATGGCTGCTCCGCAGATTGGGGTGAGTCTTCGAGTCTTTGTAACTGAGCTACGAAAGACGAAAACGAGAAAACTCCAGGAAACAGATTCTCTTCGGGTCTATATAAATCCTCGCATTGTCTCTTTCTCAAAAGATCAGAGTGTTGGGCATGAGGGATGTGGAAGCGTTGCGTCTGGCCAGTTGTTCGGTCCAGTGAGGCGGTCAAAGGGCATAGTGATAAAGGCTCAAAATGGCGATGGAGAGATTTTTACCCTGCGAGCTAGTGGTTTGCTTGCTAGAGTAATTCAGCATGAGATGGACCATCTTAATGGAGTTGTCTATCTTGATAAAGTAACTGATATGAGAAAACTGATCAGCCGAGATGAGTATATTAAGAGGATGCGATAG
- a CDS encoding DEAD/DEAH box helicase yields MQESSENREQNFYGLGIAPGLLEVLKRTGFTRPTPIQVRTIPLGIQGKDLVGIAQTGTGKTLAFGIPMIQMLLGTKRQGLVVLPTRELALQVEAFLKKVGQQQGLKTAVLIGGLPFGRQRRDISRKPHIIVGTPGRINDHLLQKTLSLSSVSIVVLDEADRMFDMGFLPQIRTILKALPKERQTMLFCATMPPEIMKLATDYMKTPLRVEIAPPGTTLEEVSQELFVVAREQKPELLKRLLESYKGPTLVFTRTKYGAKKVARQIRDLGIRASELHSNRSLNQRREALDGFKSGKYRVLVATDIASRGIDVMGIELVLNYDLPGTSDDYVHRIGRTARAGTKGHAITFAMVSEGKEVRAIERAIQKRILALPLPEGILAAPKSRAVERPSRPQQRGRGRSGSRQRHTGFGRRQSRFR; encoded by the coding sequence ATGCAGGAATCTTCAGAAAACAGAGAACAGAACTTCTATGGATTGGGCATAGCGCCCGGTCTCCTAGAGGTACTCAAGCGGACTGGATTCACCAGACCCACCCCTATCCAGGTTCGTACCATCCCTCTTGGGATTCAGGGAAAAGACCTGGTAGGCATAGCCCAGACGGGAACCGGAAAGACCCTTGCTTTTGGCATTCCCATGATACAAATGCTCCTTGGCACAAAGAGACAGGGGTTGGTGGTGCTGCCTACGCGAGAGCTTGCGCTTCAGGTAGAAGCGTTTCTAAAAAAGGTGGGACAACAGCAGGGTCTTAAAACCGCCGTGCTCATTGGCGGACTTCCCTTTGGACGACAGCGCCGTGATATCTCCCGTAAGCCGCACATTATCGTTGGAACACCGGGAAGAATTAACGACCATCTTTTGCAAAAAACCCTTTCTTTGTCCAGCGTTTCCATAGTGGTGCTTGACGAGGCGGACCGTATGTTTGATATGGGCTTTCTTCCCCAGATTCGAACCATTCTTAAGGCCCTTCCCAAAGAGCGCCAGACCATGCTGTTTTGTGCCACCATGCCCCCCGAGATAATGAAGCTGGCAACAGACTATATGAAAACTCCGCTACGGGTAGAGATTGCCCCGCCCGGCACAACCCTAGAAGAGGTTTCACAAGAGCTTTTCGTGGTTGCGAGAGAGCAGAAGCCAGAACTTTTAAAACGACTGCTTGAAAGCTACAAGGGCCCAACTCTTGTGTTTACCAGAACAAAGTATGGAGCAAAGAAAGTGGCGCGCCAGATACGGGATCTTGGCATACGGGCCTCAGAGTTGCATTCCAACAGGAGTTTGAACCAAAGAAGGGAGGCGTTAGACGGATTCAAGTCCGGGAAATACCGTGTGCTCGTGGCGACCGACATTGCTTCAAGAGGCATTGACGTTATGGGCATTGAGCTGGTCTTGAACTATGATTTGCCAGGTACTTCAGATGACTACGTTCATCGCATCGGGCGCACGGCGAGAGCCGGCACCAAGGGACACGCCATTACTTTTGCTATGGTGAGCGAAGGGAAAGAGGTTCGTGCCATAGAGCGAGCAATCCAAAAGCGAATCCTCGCTTTACCTCTCCCGGAGGGTATTTTGGCCGCTCCCAAGTCGCGGGCAGTAGAGAGGCCTTCCCGGCCCCAGCAGAGAGGGCGTGGACGTAGCGGGTCTAGGCAGCGACATACAGGATTTGGCAGGCGGCAGAGCAGATTTCGCTAA
- a CDS encoding SDR family oxidoreductase, with protein MASESKRPIPPFPPQHQEPPGIEADMKPLPQYQGKEYKPSGKLLKKTALITGGDSGIGRAVAFLFAREGANVAITYLPVESRDAEILTQEIEKLGKKCLCLEGDVSDSAFCQKAVDKTVQEFGSLDILVNNVATMSPADDIEKFSDKELERMYQVNVFSYYYMTRAALKHMKEGTCIINTGSIVGSRGGGYPIYSGTKAATHTLTKTLAKELLPRGIRVNCVAPGPVWTPLQTIKDSSEEDIVHFGKYNPMGRPGQPDEMAPAYVYLASEADSSYMTGEIIFITGGDVAR; from the coding sequence ATGGCGTCTGAGTCAAAAAGACCAATCCCGCCTTTTCCACCCCAGCACCAAGAACCCCCTGGGATAGAGGCAGACATGAAGCCCTTGCCGCAGTATCAGGGAAAAGAGTACAAACCCTCTGGCAAGCTTCTTAAGAAAACCGCTCTCATCACGGGTGGGGATTCAGGAATTGGCCGTGCAGTTGCCTTTTTGTTTGCCAGAGAGGGCGCAAATGTTGCCATTACGTATCTGCCTGTAGAAAGCCGGGACGCAGAGATACTTACGCAAGAGATTGAAAAGTTGGGCAAAAAGTGCCTGTGCCTTGAGGGTGATGTTTCAGATAGCGCCTTCTGCCAGAAGGCCGTAGACAAGACCGTGCAGGAGTTTGGCTCTCTGGATATCCTTGTCAACAACGTGGCTACCATGTCCCCTGCAGACGATATTGAGAAGTTCTCGGACAAAGAGCTGGAACGCATGTACCAAGTGAACGTATTCAGCTACTATTACATGACCCGCGCTGCACTCAAACATATGAAAGAAGGTACATGTATCATAAACACGGGGTCAATAGTGGGATCGCGTGGAGGTGGCTACCCGATATATTCTGGAACCAAAGCTGCAACGCATACTTTAACCAAAACCCTTGCAAAAGAGCTCTTGCCGCGCGGTATTCGCGTGAACTGTGTTGCTCCAGGGCCAGTTTGGACGCCCTTGCAAACTATTAAAGACTCATCAGAAGAGGATATTGTGCACTTTGGCAAGTATAATCCCATGGGTCGTCCGGGCCAGCCAGACGAAATGGCTCCGGCCTATGTATACCTGGCCTCCGAAGCTGACTCCAGTTACATGACGGGCGAGATTATTTTTATTACCGGCGGGGATGTGGCCCGGTAG
- a CDS encoding thioredoxin family protein — MKLITFVLLAIVIFAVGYAILGDQEFLTSREPVLEEIRNLLGSSEELPILKKAPEFVGLTSWMNSEPLVLKELQGKVVLVDFWTYTCINCIRNIPHIEAFHEKYKDNGLVVLGVHTPEFEFEEDEGNVRRNVKEYGVEYPVALDNNYATWNAFENRFWPALYLIDAKGNIRYTHFGEGQYAETEAAIQQLLLEAGLLSLDKITKVTEPPAGVDFKSIGTPEIYFGASRINNIGNPIEAVQVNEPHEFKEPQAVEFNRFYLVGTWRIAPEFAQLVEGEGKVLIRYKANKLNLVLDTKGEADILAEVKLDGEYLTEKNKGEDIVFQGTASFLKVQGASLYNLVDTKEEYGTHTLELLVPSLNLEFFTFTFG; from the coding sequence ATGAAACTCATTACTTTTGTTCTTCTTGCTATCGTCATTTTTGCAGTCGGGTACGCCATACTTGGAGATCAAGAGTTCCTTACCTCCCGTGAGCCTGTCTTGGAGGAGATAAGGAATCTTCTGGGTTCTTCCGAAGAGTTGCCTATTCTTAAAAAAGCTCCAGAGTTCGTTGGCCTTACCTCTTGGATGAATTCTGAACCCCTTGTACTAAAGGAGCTTCAAGGCAAGGTTGTGCTGGTGGATTTTTGGACGTATACCTGTATTAACTGTATTCGCAACATCCCCCATATCGAAGCGTTCCATGAAAAATACAAAGATAACGGTCTTGTTGTTCTTGGGGTGCATACCCCGGAGTTTGAGTTTGAAGAGGATGAGGGGAATGTAAGAAGGAATGTGAAAGAGTACGGCGTTGAGTATCCCGTGGCCCTCGATAATAACTATGCAACCTGGAATGCTTTTGAGAATAGATTTTGGCCTGCACTCTATTTAATTGACGCAAAAGGGAACATTCGTTACACCCATTTTGGGGAAGGGCAATATGCAGAGACCGAGGCTGCAATACAACAGCTGTTGCTTGAGGCAGGCCTCCTTTCTTTAGACAAGATTACCAAGGTTACAGAACCCCCTGCAGGCGTTGATTTTAAGAGCATTGGAACTCCAGAGATATACTTTGGAGCTTCTCGTATTAACAACATCGGGAACCCAATTGAGGCAGTTCAAGTGAATGAACCCCACGAGTTTAAAGAACCCCAGGCAGTAGAGTTTAATCGTTTTTATCTTGTGGGAACCTGGCGCATTGCCCCAGAGTTTGCGCAACTGGTAGAGGGGGAGGGGAAAGTTCTTATTCGCTACAAGGCAAATAAGCTGAATCTTGTGTTGGATACAAAAGGAGAAGCAGACATTCTGGCCGAAGTGAAGCTAGACGGGGAATATCTTACTGAAAAGAACAAGGGAGAGGATATTGTTTTTCAGGGCACCGCTTCTTTTTTGAAAGTTCAGGGTGCAAGTTTGTATAATCTTGTAGATACAAAAGAGGAATATGGTACCCATACCTTAGAACTTCTTGTTCCTTCTTTAAATCTTGAGTTTTTCACCTTCACCTTTGGCTAG
- a CDS encoding PIG-L family deacetylase, whose amino-acid sequence MTKNLKTPKSVLAVFAHPDDMDFSSSGTIAKWAKRGAAITYLVCTDGSKGSDDPKMTSRKLSLIRKKEQRMAAKILGVKDVIFLRHVDGELVVNKKLKEDIARVIRQKKPDLVITLDPTFLYSVKRGFINHSDHRAAGQAAIDAVFPLARDRLNFPYHEKRGLASHKVKTLLLVAMEDPTHCEDITGSFETKLKTLKAHVSQVMPDAVFEKRIRDRSRMLGKKAGFRYAEGFKRIELS is encoded by the coding sequence ATGACAAAAAATCTTAAGACTCCTAAAAGTGTTCTTGCGGTCTTTGCACACCCAGATGACATGGACTTTAGCTCTTCTGGCACCATTGCAAAGTGGGCCAAAAGAGGAGCTGCTATCACCTATCTTGTGTGCACCGATGGGAGCAAAGGGTCAGATGACCCAAAGATGACCTCCCGCAAGCTTTCTCTCATACGCAAAAAAGAACAACGTATGGCGGCTAAAATTCTTGGAGTAAAAGACGTAATATTCCTGCGCCATGTTGACGGGGAGCTTGTGGTGAACAAAAAGCTCAAAGAAGATATTGCCAGGGTGATTCGCCAAAAGAAACCGGACTTGGTCATTACGCTTGACCCCACTTTTTTGTACTCTGTAAAGAGAGGATTTATAAATCATTCAGATCATAGGGCAGCGGGGCAGGCCGCAATTGACGCGGTGTTTCCTCTGGCAAGAGACCGCTTGAACTTTCCTTATCATGAAAAGAGGGGATTGGCTTCCCACAAGGTAAAGACACTTTTGCTCGTTGCCATGGAAGACCCCACGCATTGCGAGGATATTACGGGTAGCTTTGAAACAAAACTTAAAACCCTAAAAGCGCATGTAAGTCAGGTTATGCCTGACGCGGTGTTTGAAAAGCGTATTCGTGATCGTTCCCGGATGCTGGGCAAGAAGGCCGGCTTTCGCTACGCAGAAGGATTCAAGCGCATAGAGCTTTCCTAG
- the msrB gene encoding peptide-methionine (R)-S-oxide reductase MsrB yields MESNWKEKLSPEQYKIMREKGTEAPFKGKYANFHEKGMFTCAACGQELFSSDTKFDSGTGWPSFTEPTNLENVELKEDSSLGIKRTEIVCKKCGSHLGHLFDDGPKDRGGRRYCINSVCLNFEKK; encoded by the coding sequence ATGGAGAGTAATTGGAAGGAGAAACTGAGCCCCGAGCAGTACAAGATTATGCGAGAAAAAGGGACCGAAGCCCCTTTCAAAGGAAAGTATGCGAACTTTCATGAGAAGGGAATGTTCACGTGTGCTGCCTGCGGACAAGAATTGTTTTCTTCTGACACCAAGTTTGACTCTGGCACGGGTTGGCCCAGCTTTACTGAACCTACGAACTTAGAGAACGTTGAGCTTAAAGAAGACAGCAGTCTTGGTATCAAGAGAACCGAGATTGTATGCAAGAAATGTGGTTCTCACTTGGGTCATTTGTTTGACGACGGCCCCAAAGACAGGGGAGGAAGGAGGTACTGCATTAACTCGGTATGTTTAAACTTTGAAAAGAAATGA
- the msrA gene encoding peptide-methionine (S)-S-oxide reductase MsrA: MEKATLGIGCFWCAEAAFKLKKGVVSVTPGYAGKEHVETVQIEYDPKLTSYQELLKIFWEIHNPTEKNKQGPDVGPEYQAVIFYHTKEQQKIAEQTKKEQASKYKEPIATEIWPFEDFHEAEDYHKDFYEKNPNTVYSQAIIAPKVEKVKKLLQKDGE, encoded by the coding sequence ATGGAAAAGGCTACTCTTGGAATAGGATGCTTTTGGTGTGCAGAAGCCGCATTCAAGCTTAAAAAAGGCGTGGTTTCGGTTACCCCAGGATACGCAGGAAAAGAGCATGTGGAAACGGTTCAGATTGAGTATGACCCAAAACTTACTTCCTACCAAGAGTTGTTAAAGATATTCTGGGAGATTCACAATCCTACCGAGAAAAACAAGCAGGGTCCTGACGTTGGACCAGAGTACCAGGCGGTTATTTTTTATCACACCAAAGAACAGCAAAAGATAGCTGAGCAAACAAAAAAAGAGCAGGCCTCAAAGTACAAGGAGCCCATTGCAACAGAGATTTGGCCTTTTGAAGATTTTCATGAGGCAGAGGATTATCACAAGGATTTCTATGAAAAGAACCCAAACACGGTCTACAGCCAGGCAATTATTGCGCCAAAGGTAGAAAAGGTAAAGAAATTATTACAAAAAGATGGAGAGTAA